The Silvibacterium dinghuense DNA window GCTGCACGTTGTCGCGATACGCCTGCCGCGGCGCCGGCCCCTGCCACAGATCCCAGTCGAGGGTCGCCGGCACCGGAGCTTCCTTGCCGTGTCCGATCGACTTGCGCGTGTTGCTGTACCAGGCCTTCGCGTAATACGCGCGGCCGATCAGTCCGTTATGAATCTTGTCGACGATCTCGATGGTGTGCTGCGACGAACGCTGCTGCGTACCCATCTGCACCAGCTTGCCGTACTTCTGCTGCGCCTTCACCAGCAGCGCGCCCTCGCCCGGATTGTGGCTGCACGGCTTCTCTACATAGACGTGCTTCCCCGCCTGGAGGCCACGGATCGCCATCGGCGCGTGCCAGTGGTCGGGCGTCGCAATGGTGATCGCGTCCACGTCCTTCTTCGCCAGCACCTCGCGGAAATCCTTCACCGCTACCGGCTTCTCACCCATCGCCGCTTCGGTCTTGCCTGCGAACTTCGCCAGGATATTCGACTCCACATCGCACACGTAGGCAATGCGCGCATGCGCCTTGTTCGCCTGCAGCGAAGAGAGATGCGCATAGGCGCGGCTGTTCAACCCGATCACGGCAAAATTCAGCCGGTCGTTCGCGCCCATGATCTGTGCATAGCTCTTGGCTGTTGTGCTCACCGCCAATCCGGCCGCACCCACAGCCAGCGTGTCCAGAAACTCCCTGCGAGTCACCATCGTTGTCCCCTTTGTTCACGCAAAAGAATTCGCCCTCCCGCATGAGGGAGGGCGAGCCGTTTAGCAGCGAAGTCCAGCCTTCGCCAGCGCCTTCTTCAGTCCGTCCATGCTGATGCGCGTCGACGCCTCGGGTGTGCCCGCGCCGCGCCAGTGCGTTTCGAGGCTCACCGCATAGTGGAAGCCATCGCGCGCCAGCGCCTGGAACTGGCCCACCCAATCGACGATGCCGCCGCCCACCGGAGCCCAGTCATACTTGCCGTCCGGCTTGCGCACCACATCCTTTGAGTGGCAGTGCCCGATGCGCTTCTTCGGCAGCAGATCATAGCCGTTGGGATACGGCGTCGAGCCCAGCGCCGCCGCATTGCCCGGGTCCCAGTTCAGCATGAAGTTCGGATTCTTCACCTCGGCCAGCACCGCCGCGCTCTCTTCGCCCGTCGCTGTATTGCACGACATTTCGTTCTCGAGCAGCAGAATCAGCTTGTCCTTCGCACAGCGCTCTGCGGCCTCGCTCAGCTTGGCGTTGATCGCCGCGCGATAGGGCTTCTGGTCGTCGAGGCGCCAGAAGTCGAAGCAGCGGATACGGTCTGTGTCGAAGGCATGCGCCAGCGTGATGCAACGCTCCAGCAGCTTCTCCTGCGCCTTGGCGTCGAAGTCCGCATGGAACTGGTCCCGATGCTCGCTCTGCTTCGAGAGCGGCGCGCCCGGCCAGTCGGTCTTGAAGAGCGGGCTTGCAATGTCTGTCACCCGCAGCTTGTACTGCGCGAGAATCTTCTTCGCGTCCGCGACCTGCTGATCGCTCAACTCGGTGACGTTCTTGTTCCACATGCCGCGGATCTCGATCCAGTGCAGACCGAAGTCTTCGGCCGCCACCTTGCAGCTGTGTTCGAAGTCCTGCGAAATTTCATCGTTGATCACCGACAGCCGGAAAGGACAGGCACCATCCCCTGCTCCCGCCATCGCCGCATCGGCCTTTTTCACCCATGACGGCAAGCTTGCCGCCACTCCTGCCGCACCTAGTCCTGCGAGCACATCGCGCCGCGAAAACGCCATCCTGCTGCTCTCCTCTGTTTCCCGCTGACTGCGCACCCTTATGGCACGCGGTCACCATCATCCCCTTTTGCGCGATGATCTGTCACGGGTGGAGCACAGATTTTTTGGATG harbors:
- a CDS encoding sugar phosphate isomerase/epimerase family protein, coding for MAFSRRDVLAGLGAAGVAASLPSWVKKADAAMAGAGDGACPFRLSVINDEISQDFEHSCKVAAEDFGLHWIEIRGMWNKNVTELSDQQVADAKKILAQYKLRVTDIASPLFKTDWPGAPLSKQSEHRDQFHADFDAKAQEKLLERCITLAHAFDTDRIRCFDFWRLDDQKPYRAAINAKLSEAAERCAKDKLILLLENEMSCNTATGEESAAVLAEVKNPNFMLNWDPGNAAALGSTPYPNGYDLLPKKRIGHCHSKDVVRKPDGKYDWAPVGGGIVDWVGQFQALARDGFHYAVSLETHWRGAGTPEASTRISMDGLKKALAKAGLRC
- a CDS encoding Gfo/Idh/MocA family protein, translated to MVTRREFLDTLAVGAAGLAVSTTAKSYAQIMGANDRLNFAVIGLNSRAYAHLSSLQANKAHARIAYVCDVESNILAKFAGKTEAAMGEKPVAVKDFREVLAKKDVDAITIATPDHWHAPMAIRGLQAGKHVYVEKPCSHNPGEGALLVKAQQKYGKLVQMGTQQRSSQHTIEIVDKIHNGLIGRAYYAKAWYSNTRKSIGHGKEAPVPATLDWDLWQGPAPRQAYRDNVQPYNWHWFRIWGTGETLNNGTHEIDVCRWALDVQYPERVTAAGGRYAYKDDWQFYDTLNTSLDYGDKTISWEGKCCNGMRFYGRDRGSAIMGETGSVVVDRGGYEIYDLKGNKTDEKKAASQESSSDLVGADSMTDAHFANFIAGIQKGEKLNAPIAVGNVSVTSMQLSNIAWFVNRELRTDPTDAHILNDAEAMKYWDREYEKGWAPHL